The genomic segment CCCGATGGAGGAGTCATGATAGCAGAGGTGAGAGAAGGAAGCATCAAGCCTAGTAGGTACATCTAGTGCTTCACAAATGTTAGACTGGGACCAAGTGACCCCTTGCAGATATATATGCACTGCCTGTTCACCtcatttcattgctttttaatccCGTTACCGGACCGTTTATTTACAGTTACAACATATAAATGTGAACTATATTAATTGCAGACATTTTTTTTCGAACATTAGCGGTACAGTTTGTGGAAATTGCTGCCAAGGGGGTACAGAAGTGGGAAAAAGTTGTGAACCACTGCTTATCTTTATCTTTTTTCCTTAGGCTTCTTAGCCTTAGATGTGTCAGTTTCACCTGGTTCCCTCCTTCTTTTTCAGAGATTGACTCATTGGTTTTGTTCTGATGCAGTCCTCATTGAAGTGGCTGGAGTCAGTTTCAAAGCAGCTGTCTCCTTCCTTGAGGATGGCTGAGCTAAGTTCTGAATTGACTGTGCCAAGGAAGGCTTGTGCTGGATACTGTCTATTATTATTTGCTTTGACAGGGTCTTACAAATGGAGATTGAGGACTTCAGTTGTGAGGTAGGGTCAGCAATATTATCAACAACCTTTAGAGGCCTTTCgcaatggaaaaaaattaaactgtgtTTGGCAGGTCTTACACCCAACTCGTCACTAAAGTTTTACAAATTTGACAAAATTGGGTCATATGACCCTTTTCCGGGCAGTAAAGGCACTGGAAGCATCCGTCCGAAAGTAGGATTTTATTTGAACATGACGTGCACTTTCTAAATGGGCCTGAAGTACaggaaaaagaggcagaaaatatTTAGAGATAACAAAATGTCAGAAAAAGTATGTAATAGGGTGAAAGCAAAAACATTCACTCTGGAAGCAATAGCCTCAGTGACAGTAAACCGGGAATGGTAGTAATTTTGGCTGGTATGGAGCATATTTAGTAAGGGTTTGGGGGAAGGTTTTTCCCTCTCCCTAGGCTGTAGAAGGTTCTGAAGAGATTATGTAGGAGCAAAGGGAACCCCAATGTtgtcagagtataaaatttacagacctgagcagaacaaatatactaatgagcagccatgatgttcaggtgtgtcaaaatgctgagtcactgtgactcaggaggACTGGCTCAAAGAtatgcaacatctgtgctgattggacacagccagatgcataagtgtatatatgtggactgtgcaGAGATGTATTCCTGCTATTCTGATGAACTCATAGTATCATGCTGTCATTCTGTATATATGCAAATATCCTGGTGGTGGTAGAAGCTGATTTGTGTCTGTGTGAGTCATTTTGCCacaaggaccttgaagttactctgctaGAATTTTCCATGTGTTCACGCACTAACAAATGTGTACCTCACAGAGACTATAACAAAGAGCTAGTGTCAAACTGACAAAATtgccaagatccatcagaaaatTCAGGTGGGATAATCATCAGGTTATATTCGGTCAGTACCAATATGTTGACACAGTATCTTATACAATACAGGTTAAAATCACGGTCACTTTCCTTACCCTTCTTTTATCTGCTATAAAGCTGGAATGGATGTCCAGttgtaaatagaaaaagaaaaagaaaacatctgttCAAACAACTGGTATAACCAGATGCATGAACAAAGCCAGGAGCGTCACCACAATCTAAACCTAAGTGGGCAAAGTATAGCTCATGGATTCTATTTCAATCATATTCTGGTGACAACACACATTGTTTCCATATAGTCAGAGAGCTAAACTCTAATTCAACCATACTCTGAGCTAAATAAACCTCTATTCTACATCTTGGGAgtacaactaaaataaaaatttaaacaaattaaacttAAGGCAATATACTATATAATAGGATGTCCAGTTGTGGTGGTATATACACAACTGAAACATCCAtctattttaacatattttacttatttttatatcttttaCGTATTTCAGTTAGCCTTTATCTATTTTTGCTTACTTTtcatctcttttaaaatattaactaaGTCCCACCTCTTAAACTTAACCTATAAACCCTTTGGGCATACAATCCTTGAACAATTAGTTGGTCAACTTAAAAAGCGGCTCCTGACCCCACAGGAACTGCTCatccctgattttaaaaagtgaatgcaGTGGTGGAAATTGTGCAGCTTACAGGTTGCATGCAGTACCCAAGACCAGTTTCATAGTCCACAAGGCCCTCCAAGATTCCACAccaccttcatttaaaaaaagaaatcatttccCCAAAACATCAATTTCTTCTCCTGGAAGTCTCCAGCAGCAGCAAATTTCCACTGAAACAATACATAAGACTTCTCTTGTGCCTCTTCCCCCAACAGAGCTTTTATTAAACTGGAAGTGAATTTAACCCAGTCCTGGTTGTTCTGCTTTCTATTCTTATTGTCATGTTTGGGACTGGTGTGATCCCAGCGGATCTAGAGACCGAGTAATGCCAACTGGATCTTGCATTAATGAGCAGCATTCTGAGGTGTGAACCATGATTTGGTCTGCAAAGCACTTATTTGTGCAATATTCCAAGAAACAAAAAGAATGGGACTAACGCGATCTCTAAGACCTAAGAACAAACCAATGTTATGTACAACCATAATCAACTTTTCTTGTAATGCGTCAGTACTCCAGAAGAAACATCAGTGATTTCCTGTTTGCTCCATGTATGTTTGTCATAACTAAAAGGAGTAAGTTGTATCTAAGATATGCAATGAGAGCTGAGATACATATTACAGTGCAAAAGGATTATGAGACCTTTCCCACCTTTTTGCGTTTTTACTAAGTGACTTAGTCTGTAATACTGATTCAGAACAAGATAATCCTTTTGGTCACTGTTTGAAACTCAAATTCATATATTCAGCCATTCAAATTCAATGACGCATCAGATTACTGCTCCCCCTTTTGATTATTCCTTTTCCATGAATTACAGAATCATGTAAATGTTCAATTAGCatcctccattttgtttttaGCACGCAAGCTGTAGCAATCAACATAGTAAAAAGTATGTTATGCATATTACAGAtatacaatgactgaaatcctcttcGCATAAGTTACAACACGTAAGGCTGGTCATGTCATCAGCTGAAATGACTTTAAAAGAAACTGTATGTACCACCCTTAGCAATTTTTGTTAATGAAAGTCTTCCTACCCTCATTCCCCCATTCACTCCCAGTGATGAAAGGGACTACCCAATATTAAATGTAATACATTTGGGCAATtctttttcctaacattatttgTCTTTCAACCAAACCAAGCCCAACAAAAACTGTACATGCCGACAGCCAAAACCCAGTCCAAAACTTACATCTTTTGAGATGACAGTATTGCAGAATCTTGACCTCGCAGGTTTAGCTTTGTTGAACTTCTCAGCAAAAAGTGATTTGAGGGCAAAAAGGAGAGGTTCTTTTCTGGTACTTAGCTGTTAAAGGAACTAGGGTTATAGCTAAAATTATCTAAATTCGGgacttatttgaaaatatttttttaaaatctgaataccTACCAGTTTCTCTATTTCAGATTCAAGGTTCTGGATGCAGTCAAGCTTTCGCTTACGACAACGCTGGGCAGCAATTCTATTTTTACTTCGCCTTCTAATATCATGGATACAATCCAGCTCTTCTGGTGTCAATTTGTGCATTTTCAGAAATGACTGAAAGTCATTCCTAGAAAGTGAAATTAACTTCTGTGGATTCAATGGTAGATTCATCTGGAAAGCAGATACAAAATTCAGACTCAATTTTAAACAACAAAGGAACTGGCACATCGAAGTGTGTTTTGAAAAAAGGATCCATGACCCAGTACAACCAGTAAGGTGGGCAATTCGTTTGGCTGCAGATCCCACCATCTGTCAACACTGCCTATGGCTAATGAAAATTCCAGCCCAGGAACATAAATTCTGCACATCCAATTCATTTTAAGACTCATAAGGACCAAAATAACAAACCTCAACTTTTGTCTTTTAACATCTGTATATTGTACATCAACACCTTAAAAGTTTCAACAATGTCTAGTCACCTTGAAATTTATATCAGATAGAGTAATTTACGCAGTAAAGTAGTAAACAACTTAAACAGTATGCAAAGCAGCAATAATGAAAGGAATGACATTTTATACACTGAAGTCCAGAATGAGGAATTTCTGTATATACATATGAGTTGTGACTAGACATGAGGACGAATAAAAAAACAGACAGGCTGCCCCCACCAACCCCCTCCCCCgcaccgctttcagaggtgcCCTTTTGAGAAAGTACTTTTGAAAAACTGAGTACACAAACTGATGGAGAATTTAGATTAGGATTAAAGTGTTTCTTCCTTCACACTCCATTTTTTATCTTACTTTTAACAACATACTGAACATAAATACAATTAGacaaaggccaaaatccagttgcttagcacagtaaattgcactagacaAGGCACACTGAATCAACAGGAATTCTGTGAGTTAACTCCTTtttaagctccattgattcaagtgggcttGCTCTGACTGCAATTTACCATGCCAAAGTAAGCTGCAGTTCgagcaggcctatttgaatcaatggtacttgtggaggagctgactcgccaaatccccattgatttaatgggcctgcaATGCcagcatagactaacatggctactttttctaaaatcatactaagcaacaagatgttGCCCAATGGAAGTGAAACTGGTTTGAACAGAGTTTAATTCCCAGTGTGTTTATAAGTACAGAGTATTATTTAAAGCCAGCTGTCATTCCACTAAAGCTTTCATTAAAAGAAGTCTTAAGCTTTCTTTAACGTTTTCAGGAAGAGACATGCAATTTAAAGAAACTAAAAGGATACACAGCATATTCTCACCTCGCATTCTTGTTCTCTGGCAGAACAGGATTCACTGTCTCCCTCTGTATCTGTTTCAGAATCTCCTTCCAAATTAATCACACAGGTATAGGGATATTGTTCTGGTTGGGGCTCTGGAACACAGTCCCCACTGTTGGTATCAGTACTGTTCTCGTTGCTTAGGTTACTGATGAAGGGGCACACAACAGAGCTCAAAGTTGTAAAAGTTCGTGGAGGACCATGCTCAGGACTGTCACTGATCCGGATACCTAACCAAGGACACTCGGTTTTCTTTTCTGCACAACCTTGCTCTAAAAATTCTTTAGGTGAAGCTGGAGACAGGTTTACTTGACATGCAGTGTCTGTGTTATAAACATCACTCCAAAATCCTTTTGCTAGTTGTTCTGCTATCTCCCTCTCCACACTGCTACGACTGCTGGGTGAAGCACAGCTCATGTTTCCTCTGTCACACAACTGAGATTTCAAAGGTGGGCCCTCCTCGGCAATTTCACTGACTGGATTGCAATCTCCAGCTCCGGTAACAATGGCcattttttcagccccatctgTATTGCTCTGCATACCACTCAAAGTCAAGTTACAATACTGATCATATGCATTTAAGAATGAAGGGGGATAAGCAGAAATAGAAGAATTATGGGTGTCAAAAGAACAATCCATCTTCTCTGTAGAACATTCAATGCTCTGAAGTACAGAAACTGACTCTTTCAATAACTCTTCTTTTCCAGGTTCTTCCATTACTGACGGAGCATCTGAGTATCTTGGAACTGGATGCACGGTTACACATTCAAGAGATTTTTGTACAGCACCACTGGTATTTGAGTCCGTCGGATGAAGGGATGCAGAAGATGTTACCTGGATATCTTTAATACTGGAACTGGTCTCCACAATAGGGACTTTATCACTCCCTATAGCTTTCTGGAACTTCCTATATTTGGGGCACTGGGAATCTAAACCAGGGGCAAAACCCCTTTCTGATACAGACTCACATGCCTGATTAGTATGGTCCTGCAAAAAAGACACTTCTACATGTTGCTGGTCTTCACAGGCCTTCGGCTGAGGGTTCTGAACGCATTCGTTTGGCAAACCATTCCCATCATTTGCTTCGGAATCCTCATCAATTGGCATACCTATTTTACGCTTCTCTTTCTGCCAGTGTGATTGACAACATTTCTTTTTGGGACATTCCCGCCACCCTGGGTTAAGGTCCAGAAACTTGAATTTGAGAAAATGAAAGCAAGATTCCTCGATGTCATGTATTCCCAAAAACTCAGCACACTTGCAAACGTCAGCCACATTGTCTTTATCCAAAATAAGTTTAGAAGTATACGCAAATTGAAGCAAAGGAGCAAATCCTTTCAATGTAACCTGTTGGGACATGAGgaaaaagaacagcagaaaaGAATATATGTCAAATTTCTGCCCCCAAAATGCTATATaggaaaacacacacatgaaATTAAATTCTCCCCGTCTAGCAATGTTGTCagatactaataataataattaaaactacTTTTAATTAACTATTacttgctttttcaaaaaaaatctagGCTTATACACAGTATTTTTTGTGACAAAGAATTTATCATACATCAAAAGGGCTAGACAATAGCCACAAAGACAAACATCAACTACAGTGTAAAAACTACTATAAACTAAAAACTAAATAATGTAAGAAGATCAGTCAGTGTCAGATATTTCATTTGAAAATGAAATATGTGACAACATTCTTTGGTTACAAAGAATCCTGTTGCAAAGAATATTGTTTAACTCTCTTTGCCACACTATAAATTCTGTCAAGCTTCTTGCATTCCATAGTCAGGCAAAAACTAGAAAGAACAATGTCAACTGAGAAACAGCAAttagttacaattttttttattttactgcatttcATAGAAATATTTTTGATCTAGAAATGGTTCAGTACAAAAGTGCTTTACTGGATTTTCCTGATCATATTCAGCAAATTTGCAAGGAGGGCTAGCACTCTAGCTCTCTTCTGACATTTCTTCGACTGCCGTCACATACGTGGAGGGTGTGGAGAGTGACTGAGAGAGCCTCCTGCACCTATGGGGCTCTCCATGTAAGTTACAACTCTAAGATGTCCAGTTACTAATTCCCAGCAAATCCCCATGAATACAGAAGGCTCTCCACCTTCATGTACAAAAAGATAATGCCACTAGGAATGGAAGGGACAAGGCTACACTTACTGTTTGTGTGCCAAACACAATAAGGAATGCCTGAAATGTGCTAACTCAGTACCTGTGAATCCATTTCTATTAATAGGATATCCTAATACTCTAATCTGAAACACAGATGTTGAGAAGAAGGTTACAGAGtgtggtgggagggagagaaaggtgaGTATGATCCTGAACATTGCAACCTATATAGCAGAAGTAGTGTAAGGGCCAATGTTCAGACTTGCTGGTATCCTGTGGGGGGTGGCACTGAAGGGAATATTCTGCAATGTATCGTGTTTTTAAATGTAGTGGTTATGTAATGTAAAATTTGCTGCAGTGGATTTTCATCAATAGAaaaatgtgtttaattttaaaaatcaatgtaaaTCATGTCGCTTAtacaccgccccatagtgcttaaagcactctctggatggtttacaatgatgcaggctacacactgctgtcccggtgagctgggcactcaatttccCGACCAACtggtgtttttataatttttttttaaactgggagatGAGGGATCCAGGGTCACAGTACTGCCTCATAACCTAGAGAATGCACAGCAACTCCTGAGCAATCTGCACCCCAAATTAAAagacttgtatgtgtgtgtgagagagagagacaagaacCATCACTTATTCTACCCagcaacaaaaaagggaaaggttaaatataaacaaaaatagaaataaattaaaagagaaaagctGTGCTTCTGAGATGTTTAAGAAGGCTAGGGCAGTGGTGAGTAACAGATTTGAGAGAAAACCAAAGGCAAAAATCAATAGACAGTAGTGCTGAATCCAAtacatagaaaaggaaaaatggttaTAAAGACCAAGAAGTGTTATAAAGGGAAACAGatgtttaccctcatgaacagaACAATAAAGACTGCAAAGTAAGTAACTTAGAGTGTAGAGAAATCAGTAATAAACCTCTGACTCATGATGATGAGATAGAGAAAACAGATAAAGGAGAAATATTAATGAATAACGTAGATGGAAAGGATCAGTACAAAATGCCACTCAGAGATATAAAAGCATCCGTTTATTCACTGTCAGTTTCAAAAAGAGGAATGAACAGTGATACAGAATCCAAGACAGTGGCTAATGCCTTAGTAAACACCAATGGTAAATCAGGATTTCCGAATgagtttgttttggttttaagtAGGAACTTTACTTCAAAATTAACACAAGCAGTACTGTGATAGGCAGGTCAAGATTTGGTGACTTACATAACTATGGTTCTTGATGGTCCATGTATTCACACATAGGggttct from the Pogona vitticeps strain Pit_001003342236 chromosome 3, PviZW2.1, whole genome shotgun sequence genome contains:
- the BACH1 gene encoding transcription regulator protein BACH1; protein product: MPLSERNSVVFAYESSVHSANVLLSLDEQRKQDLFCDVTILVEDQRFRAHRSMLAACSLYFRSRIVGQLEQDLIITLPEEVTLKGFAPLLQFAYTSKLILDKDNVADVCKCAEFLGIHDIEESCFHFLKFKFLDLNPGWRECPKKKCCQSHWQKEKRKIGMPIDEDSEANDGNGLPNECVQNPQPKACEDQQHVEVSFLQDHTNQACESVSERGFAPGLDSQCPKYRKFQKAIGSDKVPIVETSSSIKDIQVTSSASLHPTDSNTSGAVQKSLECVTVHPVPRYSDAPSVMEEPGKEELLKESVSVLQSIECSTEKMDCSFDTHNSSISAYPPSFLNAYDQYCNLTLSGMQSNTDGAEKMAIVTGAGDCNPVSEIAEEGPPLKSQLCDRGNMSCASPSSRSSVEREIAEQLAKGFWSDVYNTDTACQVNLSPASPKEFLEQGCAEKKTECPWLGIRISDSPEHGPPRTFTTLSSVVCPFISNLSNENSTDTNSGDCVPEPQPEQYPYTCVINLEGDSETDTEGDSESCSAREQECEMNLPLNPQKLISLSRNDFQSFLKMHKLTPEELDCIHDIRRRSKNRIAAQRCRKRKLDCIQNLESEIEKLQSEKENLLKEKDHILSTLAETKQNLTGLCQQVCKEAALSHEQIQILAKYSASDCPLSFLIPERKQPATSDGISTVLLCAEIPAGLSVVSTNEQSSGYQHIKEACNTGYDQAQEPCPVPVRISDKTLCLEQCVQSGSGITDFCQQMTDKCTTDE